One Serinus canaria isolate serCan28SL12 chromosome Z, serCan2020, whole genome shotgun sequence DNA window includes the following coding sequences:
- the LOC127061034 gene encoding LOW QUALITY PROTEIN: M-phase inducer phosphatase 2-like (The sequence of the model RefSeq protein was modified relative to this genomic sequence to represent the inferred CDS: inserted 2 bases in 1 codon) has translation MSLRGGRGLPGLAAVSPLPSPGTAPVTQLVLDRAESPDRHRETPRRGHRRPLHTRLWHPLVPEPLAWDRARPRDSASWQPTDAGSGPDSHTRQSPAAVQEDFQKTIAEFGRDLKYRKLLRQRITSLSCQLEASPVLKDTSQLQVRRDRVLRRQREPEDEEGFVPKKLQRLGQRRRLPAGHGAARRDLLAKSPCGASELLVREAGAIRRNHGWVIMSKVASAAPTSPGGVCMSEMGGLGGHGDTLTPKLRGTGSWMDFGYGTRPCLGVGISWQDXCPLHDLLCLSPKFPQLLQWQSDATVPSGMEKSVTTPVIKKKEAKRRPGKRGQCRQLFRSPSVPGSVPGPLPKRGLPSDRDSPANAKWQRRVAGSPEQEASLEPGVWLEPYRSAQLEEIENLLASDDQELIGDFSKPHLLPTVEGKDPALKYISPGTLAAVLSGHYSSFIESSVVVDCRYPYEYEGGHVKGAVNLPLQRDAMEFLLERPIVPQEAGKRVIIIFHCEFSVERGPKMCKFLRERDRSCHEYPQLHYPELYVLKGGYREFFFQFPGHCEPRDYRPMEHPAFKEELRKFRGQSRRGRRALFVL, from the exons ATGTCCCTGCGCGGCGGCCGCGGGCTGCCCGGGCTGGCGGCCGTGTCCCCGCTGCCCTCCCCGGGCACAGCCCCGGTCACGCAGCTGGTGCTGGACAGGGCTGAGAGCCCGGACAG GCACCGGGAGACCCCGAGGAGGGGGCACAGACGGCCGCTCCACACGCGGCTGTGGCACCCACTGGTCCCGGAGCCACTGGCCTGGGACCGTGCCCGTCCCCGGGACTCGGCCTCCTGGCAGCCGACGGATGCAG GATCGGGGCCGGACTCCCACACGAGGCAGAGCCCCGCAGCCGTGCAGGAAGA ctTCCAGAAAACCATCGCGGAGTTTGGGAGAGATCTCAAATA CAGGAAGCTCCTTCGCCAGAGGATCACCTCCTTGTCG TGCCAGCTGGAAGCCAGCCCGGTGCTGAAGGacacctcccagctccaggtgcGCAGGGACAGAGTGTTGCGGCGCCAGAGGGAGCCCGAGGATGAG GAGGGATTTGTCCCCAAgaagctgcagaggctgggcCAGCGGAGACGGCTGCCCGCCGGCCACGGAGCTGCCAGGAGGGACCTCCTTGCCAAGAGCCCCTGCGGTGCgtcagagctgctggtgagAGAGGCTGGAGCGATCAGGAGGAACCACGGATGGGTGATCATGAGCAAAGTGGCATCTGCAGCTCCAACCTCCCCTGGAGGCGTGTGCATGTCGGAGATGGGCGGGCTGGGGGGTCATGGGGACACCCTGACGCCAAAGCTGCgaggcactgggagctggatgGACTTTGGGTACGGGACCCGTCCCTGCCTGGGGGTAGGAATCAGCTGGCAGGA TTGTCCCCTTCACgatctcctctgcctctcccccaagttcccccagctgctgcagtggcagagTGATGCCACCGTGCCCTCGGGGATGGAGAAGTCGGTGACCACGCCAGTTATAAAGAAGAAGGAGGCAAAGCGG CGCCCGGGCAAGCGCGGCCAGTGTCGGCAGCTCTTCCGCTCGCCCTCGGTGCCCGGCAGTGTCCCCGGGCCCCTCCCGAAGCGAGGACTTCCCTcggacagggacagccctgccaaTGCCAAGTGGCAGAGAAGGGTGGCCggcagccctgagcaggaggcGTCACTGGAGCCG GGAGTGTGGCTGGAGCCCTACAGGTCTGCCCAGCTCGAGGAGATCGAGAACCTGCTGGCCAGCGATGACCAGGAGCTCATTGGGGACTTCTCCAAG CCTCACCTCCTGCCGACGGTGGAGGGGAAGGACCCGGCCCTGAAGTACATCTCCCCTGGCACG CTGGCGGCGGTGCTGTCGGGGCACTACAGCAGCTTCATCGAGAGCAGCGTCGTCGTGGACTGCCGGTACCCCTACGAGTACGAGGGCGGCCACGTCAAG GGCGCTGTCAACCTGCCGCTGCAGCGGGACGCgatggaattcctgctggagcGGCCCATCGTGCCCCAGGAGGCCGGCAAGAGGGTGATCATCATCTTCCACTGCGAGTTCTCTGTTGAGCGGGGGCCCAAAAT GTGCAAATTCCTGCGGGAGAGGGATCGCTCCTGCCACGAGTATCCGCAGCTGCACTATCCCGAGCTCTACGTCTTGAAGGGGGGGTACCGCGAGTTCTTCTTCCAGTTCCCG GGCCACTGCGAGCCCCGGGACTATCGGCCCATGGAGCACCCGGCGTTCAAGGAGGAGCTGCGCAAGTTCCGCGGGCAGAGCcggcgcgggcggcgggcgcTCTTCGTCCTCTGA